The proteins below come from a single Streptomyces sp. B3I8 genomic window:
- a CDS encoding aldo/keto reductase, which translates to MLPNDLTHRPVARDLLLGPLGIGTGTSRWAQTAVQPDDAQLLDGLRRAVESGVELIDTADSHRYGHAERLIGKILKENPGHNVRVSSTVGRVRGSAPHPYAGPRLRHQLEQTLENLYLDELAVYTLESYDFGTGDRYLGPVIEQMRVLRDLGQIRAIGLRGPDGRSSARFIRRFLDLFDQIRPNVVWTQASGLLPLADLGDGEDLGVFTARRGVGLLVASPLANGVLAGRRPRTEGLADDRTDMQTSAITHGLAVLSDRFGSSADALLRVALRFILHQVQNAVVIVGVGDRQQVGRYFDSLGQPLCAKDLTVIEEVFRRIRSTVSPTEDRSLSGEVTSRDGRAAVPVQQGTPLRR; encoded by the coding sequence ATGCTGCCGAATGATCTCACCCACCGCCCCGTGGCTCGGGACTTGCTCTTGGGCCCTCTGGGCATCGGCACAGGCACCTCCCGGTGGGCCCAGACCGCCGTTCAGCCGGACGACGCTCAACTGCTCGACGGGCTGCGCCGCGCCGTGGAGTCCGGTGTGGAACTCATCGACACGGCAGACAGCCACCGGTACGGCCACGCCGAGCGGCTCATCGGCAAGATCCTCAAGGAGAACCCGGGCCACAACGTGCGGGTATCCAGCACGGTCGGCCGGGTCCGGGGCTCTGCTCCCCACCCGTATGCCGGTCCGCGCCTGCGGCACCAGCTCGAACAGACTCTGGAGAACCTCTACCTCGACGAACTCGCCGTCTACACCCTTGAGTCGTACGACTTCGGCACCGGCGACCGCTACCTCGGCCCTGTCATCGAGCAGATGCGCGTGCTACGGGATCTGGGCCAGATACGAGCGATCGGTCTGCGCGGCCCGGATGGCCGCTCCTCGGCCCGTTTTATCCGCCGCTTCCTGGACCTCTTCGACCAGATTCGCCCCAACGTGGTCTGGACGCAGGCGAGCGGCTTGCTCCCGCTGGCCGATCTCGGAGACGGCGAGGACCTCGGCGTCTTCACCGCCCGCCGCGGCGTCGGCCTGCTGGTCGCCTCTCCGCTGGCCAACGGCGTCCTCGCTGGCCGCCGCCCGCGGACGGAGGGCCTGGCGGACGACCGAACGGACATGCAGACATCGGCTATCACGCACGGCCTCGCCGTACTGTCCGACCGGTTTGGCTCGTCCGCTGATGCCCTGCTTCGGGTGGCCTTACGGTTCATCCTTCACCAGGTGCAGAACGCAGTGGTGATCGTCGGCGTGGGCGATCGGCAACAAGTCGGCCGGTACTTTGACTCTCTCGGCCAGCCCCTGTGCGCCAAGGACCTGACGGTGATCGAGGAGGTCTTCCGCCGCATCCGAAGCACGGTGAGCCCTACCGAGGACCGTAGCCTCTCCGGGGAGGTGACCAGCCGAGACGGGCGCGCAGCCGTCCCCGTTCAGCAGGGCACCCCGTTGCGGAGGTAG